The Corylus avellana chromosome ca11, CavTom2PMs-1.0 genome contains the following window.
AATactttattagggttaggattttgggagtctttattttgctattttattaggtttaaggttttggaggtatttatgtcataattcttaggtttagggttttgagctataaatatatgcgTATAGCTTCCATAGAAAAgcagtttatgttgattattgatttttaataatgagaattactcagagttgagtttattcctctattttccttcaaaaccaaGAGATTATCTAGTTTTgccaagaagatttcttagatcattgatagaatcaagatctagaagtatttatctgttgcttattgatgttcttcgctatagcccactaagtcacactACATCAATTAGTATCAAAGTTTAGTtgctttccatgaatggggaggagtgACCAttttgcagacatgaacgaggtgcacgTGTGCACGGAGACAGCACATAAGGAGCAACCGGTAATTCGTTTgcggcacatgagtggtgggccgaacgGTTGTCGTCAccaaccaagaccgcgattcACAGAGGCAGAAGGCAAATCTAACGCTGAATGGTGGCAATACAAGGAGGATCGAGTCAAGGCTAtaagggatcaaattgaagacctcactacccaagtATCCAACTAGTGTCGTCACAATGGGAATGGATCCAGAAACCCGTTTACGGAACACCGAACGCAGGGACGTCAGCACCTTACGCAAGCTCAAGCCAATCAGCGGGTGAGTAGATTCAAACTCGATATACCggaattccaaggttgcttgcagCCCGAAGAGTTCATGgtaacagaaaaaaataatttccataAAAAGAAGTGCCTAAGAAGAAGATGGTGGAGATGGTGCCTAAGGAGGGGGCAGAGATCAAGTGTCGTTCGGTGTCCCGATACATTGGAGGTATGTGCTGACAATTTCAAACTATATGCACCACGGGAGGCAAGGGGGCCAAGCTTGTCATTGATCCAAGGAGTCATGAGAATATAGTCTTGGAGGAAGCAGTTCGAAAGCTGAGGCTTGAGACCAAGAGACATCCTACTCCCTATCGGTTGGAATGGCTcacaaaaggaaacaaagtaATGGTTTCTAAACGTCGTCTAGTGTCCTTTTCCATTGGAGTTAAGTATAGGGATAATGTTTGGTGTGATGTGATCGACATGGAGACATGTCACCTATTGTTGGGAAAGCCATGGAAATTTGATAAAGCtactatcactacaaaaatgggGCTAGTTTTTGActaggggtttttgacgtgtcaatggtattNNNNNNNNNNNNNNNNNNNNNNNNNNNNNNNNNNNNNNNNNNNNNNNNNNNNNNNNNNNNNNNNNNNNNNNNNNNNNNNNNNNNNNNNNNNNNNNNNNNNTCGTTTGGGCGTACGCATTTTGGCAAGTAGCCACTATCCTGACATGGAAAATGGAACTATTATCCACCGCGCAACACTTGATGCGGATGGGATCTTTAGATTGTATTTACACCACTTTGAGAACGATAATAGATCAAGTTTGTTGATGGAATGGTCGTCGTTGGCTAACCAGTGTGAAGTCAGCGGTTTCTGTGGATTGAACAGTTACTGCTCAGGCGTCGGCAACAATGGTCAATGCAACTGTTTTCCTGGATTTGATTTCGTCAACACCAGCAATAAGTTCCTCGGCTGCTACAGGAACTTCGATGACAATGGTTGCAGACACAGTAAAGATCCAGCCACGCTGAACAGCAGTACCGTTTCCTTAAAGAACATGTGGTGGAATGATTATCCTTACTCAGTGCTACAAATGAAGGAGGAAGATTGCAGCATATCTTGCTTGGAAGATTGCAATTGTGCGGCCGTATTATACACGGGTGATGGTTGCGCCAAATATCAACTTCCAATTAGATATAGTAGAGTAAGTAAAAACATATCAGCTACGGCTTTCATCAAGGTGATTAGGGAAACTATCAAAACACCTCAAAAACCCGTCGACCAAAAAGTCTTGACCGAAAGCAAAAGAGGTCTGATTTTGATTCTTGCCATAACCTTGGGTTCCATTTCATGCCTTTGTTTCATTTTTGCCATCTTTACTCTGGTCAGATACAGACATCAAGTTTACAGGTATAAAATTCTCTCTGACAATGCAAATTTGGGATTGATTGAAGAGTTTACTTTGAGATCATTTTCTTACAATGAGCTTGAGAAAGCAACAGATGGCTTTAAGGAAGAGTTAGGTAAGGGTTCTTTTGGAGTTGTTTACAAAGGAACTATATCTGGAGGTAACAAAACTATTGCCGTTAAAAGACTAGAGACATTCGTGGAAGAAGGGCAAAGGGAATTTCGAGCTGAAATTACAGCAATTGCAAGAACTCATCACAGAAACTTGGTTCGATTGCTTGGATTTTGTATGGAGGGCTCTAGGAAGCTTCTTGTTTATGAATACATGAGCAATGGCTCACTTGCGGATCTTCTCTTCAAGGCTAAGATGCGCCCCATTTGGAAAGATAGAGTAAGAATTGCACGGGATGTGGCTAGAGGGATTCTCTATCTGCATGATGAGTGTGAAGTCCATATCATCCACTGCAACATAAAGCCTCAAAACATACTTATGGATGATACATGGACAGCAAAGATCTCTGATTTTGGGTTGGCAAAGCTATTACTTCCAAATCAATCAAGAACAACTGTGGAGGCCGAACGGACAGCTGGGTACTTCTACTTGGCACCTGAGTGGAAAAAGAACGCCACGATATCAGTAAAAGCAGATACATACAGTTTTGGTATTGTGCTTTTGGAGATTGTATGCTGTAGAAGCATTATAAAAGTAAATGTTCCAACGACAGATGAGATAATTCTTTCTAGTTGGGTTTATGATTGCTTTATGGCTGGAGAGCTAGACAAGCTTGTTGAAGATGAAAACGTGGACTTCATGACTCTGGAAAGAATGGTGAAAGTGGGGTTATGGTGCATTCAAGAAGATCCAGCTTTACGTCCTTTAATGAAAAATGTAATGTTGATGTTGGAAGGGACAATGGATGTTCCAATCCCTCCTTCTCCAGTTGGTTCCCTTGTTGTTTCATGAAATGATTATCCTTCTTAGTTTTTTACCAAGTTTGTATTAACCATCCTATTCAAGTGTATGAATGTGTCAACAAACACTTGTATGTATGGACAACTATATGTACTTGCTTAATTAGAGCCCGCGCTATGCGCctgtttttttattctcttaattaacaaattaactaccaaaaatgacaaatgtttaTACGATCattttaaaccatagttttactTAATAGCATAAGCCCAAATttagttcttataaattgaaacaTGTTATATATTTGTTGCTATATATGTAGttcaaaatgaaatataaaggaaaaaaaaaaattcaaaataaaaacctagattaatcaattatagaaaatgattgattaatcattatatttcAACAATGATACCACTTCtcaaaaaatattgtttgtgAGGAGAAAGTTCAATTCCTAGAAGTTCgttatattctaacaatgatACCactgacaaaaataaagaagtgttccaaaataaatgagcatgttgatatatgattacaattatgttttctaattttgtaaacaaaagaatgttggtagtttaatttttcttttaaaaaaaaaaatagataaaaaacaGTGGCAGGAATATTGGAAcgcccaaaaacaaaaatgaacaacaaaagtcaattaaatttacaaaagaaaatttgtaacttgtattaaataaaattaataaaatttgaaagaaaaataatatataaattagaatagaaattaaggaaaaaaaatgtaaacaaatgaaaaatactaatataataaaaaataactatttttctatatttttctccgttccaatgaaatcaacaaatattataaaaggttttgtcaaatagatttttttttttttttaaccatccttcacttatataaaagtaaatgaaactaattttaagacatagaaactctctcactattattttttgaattcaatgtaaaatttacaaaagaaaagtaatcatttgaataaaaaataatatataaattagataaagataaaaattgaagaacataagcaccagaaataaagataaaaaaaaaggaaaaaaatgaaaaatattaatataattgaaaataactattctagcaaaaaaaaaaaactgtcatataatttttcactgagaaacaacgattggaaaattgaaaagaactgttataggaaaaataatataaagaaataaaataacgttagtataatttttcattgaaaaacaACGAATAGAAACTCTCgtataatctctctctctctgtctctctttctctctctctctcgtctttttcgggaattgattgatataaatagaaagtaaaagcagaaaaaaaaaataaaaaaataaaagaaaataatataggggtcaaaaacaaaaatggaagaacataagtactgaaaataaacatataaaatgacaatactaatataatggaaaataaatgttctagcagaaaaaaagaaaaaaagaaaaaagaaataaaagaactgtagtataattttttattgagaaacAACTATTGGAAACTCTCACTTTCCCTCCCTCTCGTCTTTTTCCTGAATTGagtgtgaaatttacaaaggaacattaagatataaatagaaagcaagagaagaaaagagaaaaataaacaaagagaaagagagaatttgggaaccttttgttttctccattaagatattaattaaatacattCTAAATAAAACCCAttcgttttaattgtctcacattgagatataaaaagaaagtaagagaaaataaaaagaaaaataaagagagagagagaaagggagagaaaggGAATTtgtaaaccttttgttttcttcattggGACAGTTAAACATAAagagaaagtaagagaagataaaaagaaaaataaagaaagagagagagagagagagatggagagaaagagaatttgtaagccttttgttttcttcattaagacaattaaatatattacaaataaaacccatacgttttaattgtctcacattgagatataaacataaagcaagagaagataaaaagaaaattaaataaagagaatcttttattttcttcattaagatatcaattaaatacattccaaataatataaagagaaagcaagagaagataaaaataaaaatagagagtgagagagaatttgtgaatcttttgtttttttcattaagacaattaaatatattacaaataaaacctatacattttaattgtttcacattgagatataaacataaagcaaaagaagatgaaaagagagaatttgaaaaacttttgttttcttcatttagacaattcaatgcattacaaataaaaccattttgttttaattgtctcagtaaaaggctaacatctaaaacgccaCGTGTCACAATTTCAGGCAagagaatttgtgaaccttttgttttcttcattaagacaattaaatatattacaaattaaattaaattaaaagagagaaagagagaatttgaaaaccttttgttttcttcatttaggcaattcaatgcattacaaatagaatccctatgttttaattgtctaaCTAAAAGGTAACATAAAAAACATCACGTGTCGCAATTTTAGGAACTTTCTAATTGGACTGGTTAAGGACACGTATCACAATTTTACACACTTTCtaagccaaaactcggcttatatatatatatatacacgattATACACTCTagcctacttttttttttttttttctttggtacaCCCAAGTGATGCCttgcaaaatttaatttgttgacatttttctttttgaattgaGGTCAAACGCGTGATTCCGACACTCTTAATCCAAGTTACTTCCCAATTACTACGTACCATGTGTGCAATATCGCCTGATCGATTAACTATTTAAGGACCTTGGAAAGATAGAACGAAACAATTCGAAACACAAGGTCAAAAACGGAAGGTTAGGAAGTTCAAGAAACTAGCTCAATCGACCGAGTTTCAACACGTGGCGAGGTTAGATTTTTAGGAGAAAAAAGTGAATCTCAATCAATAAAGGGTCCACTTCTTGGCTATGTCAGGCTGAATGGACGTACCAAGATTTGTCTATGATTTTGACTCACATTAATTGTGAGTCATGATGACTCGATTCGATGGGTGTCAGCTCGATCATTTCAAACATGTGGCATCAATTCCAATGGCATGATGGAAAAGGAGTCGATTAATTGTGCAATGCAGAACCAACATAGAGGCACGAATTGTGACAAATCAGAGAAAAGCTTTAGTCACATTTACACTAACAttctaaaatgactagtcaatgtaaaattttcttaaaattttctatAAAGCTCAATTTCGCCTAGTAACTAGGCAGTATTGGACTTAGCAATCATAACTATCTTAATAAAATACACACTCTATAGGGACTACTACTCATCTTCACAAAGTGGTACCAGAGTGTTACATaactcttcaaaattttcacaCCAAGTTTCTCTCCTCTATTTTAAGACATTGAGTGGcatgagagatagagagagagttgagaggGGAGGCTTCTTAGTGGCAAAGCCATGCACAAGTGAAAACACAACTGGCAAAGTGAAAAGGTGCTTGTGTGATAAAGTTTTGAGAGGTTTAACTCTCGCACTTTCGCTTTGTTTGTTCTATAATGTTATTATAACATCTTACAATGTATGTATATTATCGTATATAAACTATACTTGTAATGCCCCCCCAATTTGAATTAGAATAATTAACCTGGAAAGTTACTAGCAAGACCTCTCAAATTAATTAACAGGGAAAACTACCCCATTACACCTATCAGAGTGAATAAAATAGCAGAATGCGGAAAAATATGATTTGAGCTAGAGTTAATACTTCCAAAAGATGACAACAACTAACTATCACCAAATATATCATTCGAGTTCATAACTATAGGATTACAATAAAAATGCCTATGGTTCTTGCTTCACATTCCAAGTCCTACGAAAGACTCTAAACTCAAACTCAATCTAGTACCTGCTAAACTATAAGACAAATAAATGTCTCACAGGTAGAAATGTAGCAACTGCGTAAGTCTATGAATTCGTAACTAAACATCACATAGAAATAAACCATAAAATAAGCCTTTATGAAACGCACAAAATGATCTTTGATTATACCAAGCCATTtaaaaggttttaaaaaaaatatttttaaaagatttaattATGAATTCCAAgtgaaaattttgtaaaataggACATTACTCACAATAATTTCACTTTAAGGTAtaaaaacatttatatataaatcataACACGGTCACACATTCTACTTACATTTCAACTAGAACCAAATCTCATGACATCATATTCTCATTCTATAACATCATCATACCTGTATATTAACCCTCATATAGTGGAGGTCATCTTACTATATCAAATCCTTTTTTTATAGGTGATCTGTAAAATATAGGTATTGTAGGGGTGAAAAAGtggttatggttagcggttattggctaaaattgcTAACCATAACCTCTTAAGGTGGTTGGCGAAATTTAATAAGCACCTCTACCACCACCTTAGGCGATTAGCGGTTACTTAACCTACAACCGCATTGTTAACCGTTTTTACTAGGTTGCACTTTTGGGCTCACTTAAAACATTTTTGGgcctttttctaattttcaagGCTTTTTGGCCCAATAAGCAATATAATCTATCAAAACAACATTGGTCTTGTTTGATCTCAAACATATCTCGTAAACtcttaaaatttcaatatttcaTGTACGAAACCATTTTGTAACACATTTTCTATCCTACAAATCCACACCCAACCAACAGACatggttaaaaaaattcatagcAAAAGATGAAACTTgtaacattttctaaaaaaattatgagatcCAAATAGCATATCCAATTCCAACAACAATTAAACAAGTTCAGATTAATTAACcaactaaaactaaaacctaaaaaatcatATACCCAATAACCTTCTAAGCAGTCAGCATGACCGCCCCACCGGCCTCCTTGATCTTCTCCTTGGCAGTCTGATGCAACATGACTTAGTGGGCTGTaacgaagaacatcaataagcagcggataaatacttctagatcttgattctgtcaatgatctaagaaatcttcttgacaaaactagattctctctagattttgaaggaaaatagaggaataaactcaactccgaataattctcattaataaaaatcaataatcaacataaactgcTTTTCTATGGaggttataagcatatatttatagcacaaaacccaaaacctaataaaatatgacataaatacccccaaaaccctaaacctaataaaataacgaaataaagataataaaataacgaaataaagactcccaaaaccctaaccctaataaagtaataacataaagttggtttaagataataaaaaacgCAGAAAATTAATATAACGCCCTgcgtgcgatcgattgcagcaCACAGGCGCCCGATCACTATTCCAGAGAGTAGGTGCGCTCAatagtgtgatcgatcacaaTCACAGGGAGTAACGATTGCAAGTGCACTTGATTGCGCTttaatgcgctcgagcgcactaccagaaaCCATTATCCGAGCTGCATCATTCTCTCCTAGTTgaagagaattcgtcctcgaattcggcCGGTACTTTCCACGATCCTTTGGATGTCTAGTCAATTCATTCCACTCgcccttcctcaagatcaaaacaaaataacatcCCACAATGAGCGTGATGCTTCTCCTCATCAAAGTACCTCGATGTTTGCCGTGAAATCCCCTCACACCCCTTTGCTGTGTAGACTTGCATGCTTCGCCCGTGCTTTGTTCTTCCCACAAACCATGAGAATCTTCTATCTTTGACAGAAAAGCCTTTTCCACCATATAGATCTCATCAAAATTTTGGttagaataatttgataaaattgcatCTATCCCAAAGAAATCAACATAGTCAACTGGCTCAACACTAAAATGAAAGACTTTATCTTCGGGGCTCTTTTCAGGCACATGATATGTAGATTTGTCATCAAAAAGTGCAAAACTAtctgaaagatttacctcttccaagggttcctcttcttcatgtAAAATTGCAAAACTCTTCGAAAGGCTTACCTCTTCcaagggttcctcttcttcataaaaaattgtgaaactCTCTGAAAGGTTTACCTTTTCCACTTGTTCCCCCAATTTTTCAAGCTTGTTAGGACTCTTGATGTCGTGCGGATTATTAGGAACATTAGACCCCGACACCGAATCAAGTTGAGGTTGAATGACTGGCAATGATGGCACCACTTTCGGTAATTCTGCTTGGACCACGTCGACAAATCTTCCCAATAGCTCCTTTATCGACCCCAGTACCACTCCCTTGATGCCGCTTTCCTTGTCTGTCAACTCTTGCTTGGCTACAATGGATTGACCATCcccttgtgaaggttttggctTCGCCTATGGGCTATGTAGCAATGTCAATCTGGTTTTACCCAACATGAAGTTGTACGTGTTCTTTGTGTCATCATggatacactacaaaaaaatagatgttttttgacgtggcaaacagtaacttatgtttgccacgtcaaaaacttttgacgtgtctaagcagacacgtcaaaaaaaatattgttgacgtgtcttattttaacacgtcaaaaactttttttaataaaaaaa
Protein-coding sequences here:
- the LOC132166487 gene encoding G-type lectin S-receptor-like serine/threonine-protein kinase LECRK2, which produces MENGTIIHRATLDADGIFRLYLHHFENDNRSSLLMEWSSLANQCEVSGFCGLNSYCSGVGNNGQCNCFPGFDFVNTSNKFLGCYRNFDDNGCRHSKDPATLNSSTVSLKNMWWNDYPYSVLQMKEEDCSISCLEDCNCAAVLYTGDGCAKYQLPIRYSRVSKNISATAFIKVIRETIKTPQKPVDQKVLTESKRGLILILAITLGSISCLCFIFAIFTLVRYRHQVYRYKILSDNANLGLIEEFTLRSFSYNELEKATDGFKEELGKGSFGVVYKGTISGGNKTIAVKRLETFVEEGQREFRAEITAIARTHHRNLVRLLGFCMEGSRKLLVYEYMSNGSLADLLFKAKMRPIWKDRVRIARDVARGILYLHDECEVHIIHCNIKPQNILMDDTWTAKISDFGLAKLLLPNQSRTTVEAERTAGYFYLAPEWKKNATISVKADTYSFGIVLLEIVCCRSIIKVNVPTTDEIILSSWVYDCFMAGELDKLVEDENVDFMTLERMVKVGLWCIQEDPALRPLMKNVMLMLEGTMDVPIPPSPVGSLVVS